A single window of Doryrhamphus excisus isolate RoL2022-K1 chromosome 5, RoL_Dexc_1.0, whole genome shotgun sequence DNA harbors:
- the haus5 gene encoding HAUS augmin-like complex subunit 5, giving the protein MADRTLAQDLKRWAKEEFGLPAESLPNNGYFNTLCVGAGKSIWDYIIHHVFHERNARNIRGNLQWYKVLRDKELKQSERQSVAAQKSELQRKIEQIRSEISHLDSEIRATEEQMAGQEWSFTSTWAQVEDSQRRELLLQAFRQSCVSARMLLSSDVAEISQHCQTLEQMARRAEVEVLFENPVCDGDTLNSKAAVEAQVLRNVRELCNDRLHFYQSLQESVLKTGDSGAARTTSGQRTAVFQYWLNAVENLLGAYPPNHILSALQHLASKEQKDLEKKVTVDITQDMAALGFRHESDHLLDISGDEDNDLPSINTLLQAAWQKVEESLVDLAQTRSRVQQLQNQLLTLRKEAEQEMSGFGDDLHNNSLVLSSLGLELQCVMKAAARDHIKDRCMQLDQHARSQQEALRNLHSQWQSVVDFRQLVLLRQDQIRGLIKDNSSAKTELIRRHKELQDLLDGKLVPQFNDVTSAATSLRNSISKEVKQMGTISLHALDRRTVDGMQIAASWLSIHRLQSPTFSSLRRHMAFPLYRAPEELWSKVRRDQLELRFLRQLLQLHSTTLQKSQEGAVLLLASDHKALLSRVKEEDEKLLHYLVPRVRGLTHRCAKGITYGEQVKSAISYWWAQPAQHVLPDVCNGGLTFQQWLQRWKLAAKA; this is encoded by the exons ATGGCGGACAGGACTCTTGCACAGGATTTGAAGCGTTGGGCGAAAGAAGAGTTCGGTCTTCCTGCCGAGAGCCTGCCGAATAACGGCTACTTCAACAC GCTGTGTGTTGGGGCAGGAAAGTCAATATGGGACTATATCATCCATCACGTCTTCCACGAAAG AAACGCGAGGAACATAAGAGGAAATCTTCAGTG GTACAAAGTGCTTCGAGACAAAGAG TTGAAGCAGAGCGAGCGTCAGAGTGTGGCTGCTCAGAAGAGTGAGCTTCAGAGGAAGATCGAGCAGATCAGGTCTGAGATCAGTCACTTGGACTCTGAGATCAGAGCAACCGAGGAACAGATGGCCGGCCAAG AGTGGTCCTTCACCTCTACTTGGGCTCAGGTGGAGGACAGCCAGCGCAGGGAGTTGCTCCTCCAGGCTTTCAGGCAGAGCTGCGTCTCGGCTCGCATGTTGCTGTCGAGTGACGTTGCAGAGATCAGCCAGCACTGCCAAACTTTGGAGCAGATGGCCAG GAGAGCAGAGGTTGAGGTGCTGTTTGAGAATCCCGTTTGTGATGGGGACACCCTCAACTCCAAAGCTGCCGTCGAAGCACAAGTCCTG CGTAACGTGAGAGAGCTCTGTAACGACAGGCTCCACTTCTATCAGTCCTTACAAGAGAGCGTATTGAAAACGGGGGACTCTGGAGCCGCACG TACGACGAGTGGGCAGAGGACGGCGGTGTTTCAGTACTGGTTAAACGCTGTGGAG AACCTGTTGGGTGCTTATCCTCCAAACCACATCCTCTCTGCATTGCAACATTTGGCTTCCAAAGAGCAGAAGGACTTGGAGAAGAAAGTGACTGTGGATATCACGCAGGACATGGCAGCTCTAGG GTTTCGTCATGAAAGTGATCATCTGCTGGACATCTCAGGAGACGAAGATAACGACTTGCCGTCCATTAATACCCTCTTGCAG GCTGCATGGCAGAAAGTGGAGGAGAGTCTAGTTGACTTGGCTCAGACTCGCTCCAGAGTCCAGCAACTCCAAAACCAGCTGCTCACTCTTAGGAAGGAGGCCGAACAGGAGATGTCTGGGTTTGGCGATGACCTACACAATAACTCTTTGGTGCT ATCATCTTTGGGTCTGGAGCTCCAGTGTGTGATGAAGGCTGCAGCCAGGGATCATATCAAAGATCGCTGTATGCAGCTCGACCAGCACGCCAGAAGCCAGCAGGAAGCGCTGCGTAATCTTCACAGCCAGTGGCAGAGCGTTGTGGACTTCAGGCAGCTCGTG CTCCTCAGACAGGATCAAATCAGAGGTCTGATCAAGGATAACTCATCAGCTAAGACTGAGTTGATCcggaggcacaaagag cTACAGGACCTTTTGGACGGCAAGTTGGTGCCGCAGTTCAATGACGTCACCAGTGCCGCCACAAGTCTAAGGAACTCCATCTCTAAGGAGGTCAAGCAGATGGGCACCATTTCCCTTCATGCTCTGGACAGGAGGACCGTAGACGG AATGCAAATTGCTGCATCATGGCTGTCCATCCATCGCCTGCAGTCTCCGACCTTCAGCAGCCTGCGTCGGCACATGGCGTTCCCTCTCTACAGG GCTCCAGAGGAGTTGTGGTCCAAGGTGCGGAGAGACCAGCTGGAGTTGCGTTTCCTCCGTCAGCTCCTGCAACTTCACTCCACCACACTGCAGAAATCCCAGGAGGGGGCGGTGCTGCTGCTTGCGTCCGATCATAAAG CCCTGCTATCCAGAGTCAAAGAGGAAGACGAAAAGTTGTTGCACTATCTGGTCCCGAGAGTCCGAGGCCTCACCCACAGATGTGCAAAAGGCATTACCTATGGAGAGCAAGTGAAAAGTGCCATATCTTACTG GTGGGCTCAACCAGCACAGCACGTCCTGCCTGACGTCTGCAATGGAGGACTGACTTTTCAACAGTGGCTTCAGAGGTGGAAACTGGCTGCCAAAGCCTAA